CACAGTGTTACTGGTTTGTTTTCAATCTTAACATGCCATCTATCTGAATTTTGTATAGCTTGCATAGTGGCTAAGTTCATGAGCTAATTCTAATATTATCTATAGAGCTTCCATATTATCATTAGGATGATGAAGCCTGTCAAGTATTGTCCACTACTAATTGCATTAGCTTCGCCTCAGAACTTGGAAAGAGGAAGTAGAGTTATCAATAATGATCAGTTATAAAGTACCGTAGATATTGATGTTTCTAGAGCATCGTTTCCAATTGTATGTTATCTCATTGTGTTTATGAGCAGATACAACATCTCCTGTAACACTTATTCTTACATTTGCTGGTATGAATTGCCTAGCTATATTTATAGAATCTATGTCTTTATGTTTTGTACTATTTGATGCAAATCAGTTTTCCTCGGCAAACATTATGCCTAGCTTTTGGTACAAATTTTGCCCTTATGATCTGTAGTGAAATTGCGGTTATCCCGGGCAACAGCTATAGTTCGCTTTTGGTACATATTTAATCTGTATGCCCTATACTAAAATCAGTTATCTTGGGCAGAAACTATACCTTGCTCTTGATAGATCTTTGTAGTGTTTGTGATATATATTGAACACATTTATTCTAAGCGGTTATTCTAATTTTTTTTGGTTAAATGCTTTGTTATGTTGAGGGTTTAGACGCTGGGGTCACTGTGCTGAGCCAGGCAACGCGCGCCAAGGCACGCTTCCGATCTAGTAATTAATTAATAATTGAAGTCCACTTCACTTGCGATGCCCACGAACTTGGTTTTCTTGGGGGCAGACATTTGATATGATGACTGTAATATCTCTAGGGGTATAAACATAGATTGTCGACATGATACAAAAATGAGCCAAATTAGTGGAATACTAAAGGTAATATGACAAAGAAAAGATCGATAATAATATTGAAAAATACCTTGTGCGAGAACATTTAAATTGGCATTTTTTGGGTTTGTTATGAGATATCACTGTTTCCGCATCATTATGTTGTAAAAAAACTCGTGAATTTTCGGCCCCTTTCAACAACGTCACTTCGGAACCCTTGTCAATGGATTCTTTTTGTGCATCTCCAAAATCCATATATATGTCTCCTATATTtgagaaaaaaatatataaaaaatacacaCTTTGTATTATCATGTTTAACATACATACAAAGAATGATTAGCTACATGCACATCCTCTCGTGGTGTTTCAGTCCGGTTTGTCATCGTTACATCAGTGCGTATGTCGGAATCTGTCACTTTCTATCTCTCATGAAATATAAACGCTATTTTATACTGCATCATATAAACATATATAatgtataataataataaaagtGAAACTAACACAACTGTTTTATTTTGTAAAAAAGAACAACTTTTTCATATTATTAAAAAAGACGTTGCATTTCTCTCGTGGAAAGCAACCAACAATAATGTTCATATataaataagtactcatctaaaatttcctaaatcattttaaattatttatatAGGCTATGGAAAATTGTtcaacaaaagataaaaacatgcAAGCAAACCAACATAAACCAAGTATATTCGGTTTCTTCTCCCAATATTTTTTGTGATACTCTCAATATATCTAAAAAGTATATAAAATATTTATTTGTATGAACCATGTTTAATATATATATACATTTTTTTTTTGAGGTAtatatattttatttatctatctattTTCGTAGAGCAAACGTTGCCGATCCAAAGCCCAAATTAGCTATCCAGCACGGCCCAACCAGCACCCAATCTAAGCCTAAAAAATTAGGAATTCCAAAAAAAAAGTTTATTTCGTTCGGCACCGAACGAAACGCAACCTTATCTCCCCCAgtactctctcctctcctctccactcACTCAACCTCTCTCGCCCCTCTCCCGGTCTCCCCTCCCCCGCCGCATCCGCTGCGCGTGACCACAAGCTCCTGCCGCAACCGCGCGACTCTGCCGGCCGACCACCGCATCCGTCGCATGCATCGGCGGTTGCCGCACAACGAAGGTCACGGCTGGTCCCGCGACGGCCTCGGTTGGAGGAGGACGATAGGTCCATAGCGACGGACGCTCAAGTAAGAGGAGCGGCCCAATGGCGGCGGCCTCGAGCACAGGGATAAGTGCAGGCTGGGGATGCAGGAGAGGTGCAGCGCGGGGTTTGGAGCTCCCATGAGCTGGGTGTGGCGCATCCGACGGCGACAGACACAGGGACGCGTTGATCCGGGTGTGGCTGCTCAATTCGTTCCCGTTCTGGCCGGATCCGTGGCGGTGCTCATCTCCGGCGAGGTGGCCTGTGACTCGCGGGACGACGGCGGCGCAAGACCACAGGAGGGGCTCATCTCATGGGACAGGGGCGCGAGGTCTTGTTGGCTTCGGTTGCCGGTGGCTTGACGAAGGGGTGGCCGGGGTCCGGCGCCATGGAGGCTCTTCGAGGACGAGGAAGCAGACAGCGACGACAACTTTGAGGCCGGCGGGGGCGCCGTCTCCGCGTTCGATGGTCAGGGTCCAACGCGGCCGCCGTTGGCTCCATCCCCTACAGGTAATTCCCCCTGATTTTTACCCCTTGAAATTGCCATGATTATCCCACGGAGAGGCACAACCTTTTTCTTTTTGAGATTCAGAGTAGTAAAGCTACTATGTTGAAACCACAAATTCAGAGATCATAAGCGGGTGAGGCAGTCCGGTACGTCAGCAATCCTCTCCTGGTCTTCCGAATTCCTGGCCAACGTTCCAATCCCATCAGCAAGGGCATTGCACAATCTCCCCACACTGCTGATACTATGATCCGAGAAGTTTGTCGGTGCTTGCTTGATGTCTCTTAGCAGTCCATAGCAGGGGGAGAGGGACTGCTTCCCTGTCATCAGTTCCTTAATCCGAATTTGGCAGTCAAGTTCCAAAATCACGGGGCTCCTGTAAATCCTCGAGAGTGCGTGCAACCAAATAAGGGTTGCTTTTTCTTCAGCCTCCTCAACACTACGGCTAGGTGACGTATTCTGACAGATAGAAATAACAACATGCCCTCTGCTGTCCCTTGCGACAGCACCTGAAGAATATTCACCCGTTTCCTCCAAGTACGAGGCTACATAATTTACTTTGATTGATCCCAAGGCCGGCCCTGTCCAATGCAAGTGTTGCGTGGTGGGGCAGCGTGGCTGCTGTCGTGGTCGCATCGGTAGGAATGCTCGTGGGCGAAGAGGGCGCGTTGGCGATTGCCGGAGAGAGGGGAGCGGTGCTGGGTCTTGAGAGAGACAAGAGACGTGGGCGGTGGAGGCGGTAGTGTGGGGATCGAGTTGAGCGAGCGAGAGAGGAGGGAGACACGCGAGTGCGTAGGCCTCTCTTGTGTAGCGATTTTTTGTTTCTGTGATTGCGGGGTGCGGATATCATGTTGTCTATTTCCTTTTTAACGAAGGCATTTGGGGGTGGGGGATTGTTTTTAGTTCGATGGAGGGGTTGGGTATCAGATGTTTGGATAAGTATTGATTCTGTCCAGATATGTCGGGAGAGAACAGATGCAGCAGTTTTTCTATATTAGTGAATGAAACCAGTTAAGCATTGGACAATGCATATCCTTGTTCTGAAACATTGCTACATGCATTTTTCACTCCTCTGAGATCACTTCCTCTGAAAACAAACAGAGTACTATAGGAACCCTGATAAGGTTGTTTTAGATTCAATTTAAATCACACCCTGAAAGCTGGCATGGCATTTGACTATATGGGCATTAATCTCTAGCAAAATACAATGCTCCAGTAATAGAAGGCTTTAACTCAAGATTAATGTAAACAAGAACGCAAGCCGAGTTCACCAAAACAACGACTAAAATAATACTCccgctgtcccaaaataagtgtctcaagcttagtacaactttgtactgaagttagtacaaagttgagacacttattttgtgacggagggagtagaagacaaTAAATCAGAACTTCCTATTGGGTTTTAGGCAATCAAGTTCAGGTGTAAACGACAACCACATGCATGCAGTAACTAAAGCAAGATCATCATGTGCCTATTCACTGTCAGTCTGAGGTGAGGAAAATGGAACAATGTAGGCATAACTGATAATGCCGTTTTTAAATTGATCACCTGGCCTTCTTTTTAGGCATAAAATAGATGGGCTTGTCAATGTGAAATGCACATATGTGAAATCTGGACATTTGCTCTGTCTTTTGTTGTTCTGATGCATGCAAATCTGTTCAGAAGCATATATATTATGCTTTGCTTTGCTGACATTCTATTTTGAATAACGGTTTGCTACAGTTATCATGCGGATAAgagaaccaaaaactaccacattgaTATCTGCTTCAGGAAAAATGGTAAGGCCAAGTTCATGTACATCTGAtgcagaatatgttcttttgtagttTGATTATCTAATGATGTTGGAGCTGATACTGTACGCGCATATGAGTAGATATTCATGTTGTAGTCAGCTAAGTGTTGAAATTCAATGCAGATTCCCCATGGACACTAAGTGTTTGGGGTTCACTACATATTTTTCTTATTATCTACATGTCAGAATTAAATCTTTTTAATCAGTAGAAAGTCCCTCTATTCAGCCATTGAAAAGTTAAGCAAAGATTTGTCGAGATTGGATTGATACTATACTTCAATTAAAATTCCTTGGGTATTAGTTGATTCCATTCACCTTAATGGAAACCTGCAAAAATGTTTTGATTCAGTGGCCTTTGTTAACATTTTACAGGAAAGTGAATTTGATAGTTATACCAGGGAGTTATTGTCTTAGTGGTCTTATCCTCCTAATTACATACTGATGCAAAGTATACCGTTGCTGTGTTATCAGGTTTGCGCTGGAGCAAAAAGTGAACAGCAATGTAAACTCGCAGCTAGAAAGGTATTGCCTAGCTTTATTTCCTTTCATACATATCAGAGGTGAAAGGTTCAGAAATTGTAAATGTTTTCTACTTTCATTATGCTCTTATATCCAGAAGCTTGGCTTTCCTGCAAAATTCAAACTTTGAACTGAAATAAAACTTTGCTTTTTGGGAACCATGTGATCAAGTTAgatgagataccacgtgatgagGTTACATATAATGAAATACATGATAGTGTACTGATATGAACAGGGCTTTGCGTTTATTGATCAAGTGAAAATGAGATGAATAAGCATCAACCTTGATGAGTCATGATCTTATTAGCAGTTTAAGaaataaaagggaaaaggaaaTTACTATATATATTGACCTTTTTAGAGCGAGTGAAAAAATAGTGCTGATAAAATATACAAACCATATGCCCACCTTTTAGTGCATGTTTGTCATGGTTTACTCAGGCATATGAAAATGAAGATGTGTGTTGCATGTGCAAACTTTATTTGGAAGTATCTTTTTTTGTGTGTGGCCGTGGATTCTAGATAAGCATCACACTGATTCAAAACATTCTTTCAGGTCAAATATTTGACGATGTTTTCTTCTCCCAACCTGGCAAGGTATTGTACTACCTACATGCATCACTAGAAGGTGTGATTTTGCTGTCGATGGTTCTACTTGGTACTGATTGACATACATACATTGTTGGAACGTGAAACATGTAGTCAAGGAACAATCTTTGCAACGAACAAAAGTGCATATATAGAGTGCACCCTTTCCATTCTGGTGCGTTAAATATAGGTTCTTAACAGATGTCTCTTTGTCATAATGTGGATATTTGAACATGCGATGGATGTATGATATATGTGTAAGCTGTGTTCAAATAATACCTCGCTGTCTGGGGATCAGCGCAGGCTCAGGGTTCCTGAAGGGGATCGTCGCCGGATCATGGACGTGACCTCAAAGGGTTCAGCGGCGGATCAGGGGATCGACGTGTGGCTCCAGAAGGGGATCTCCGCCTCCATCCTGAATGTGATCGGTGGTGGGTTCTAAACGGATCGGCGACGTCTCCTCAAGCGGATCTTGATGTTCGAGGGCGGCAACGAAGGGATGGAGAGCGGCCGCGAACGAGGGCAGTGAGTCGGGCGTAGTTAGGCGTGCGAGTGGAGGGCAGGAGAGTCGTGCGTGCGATTGGTTTAGGGTTTTTTTCGCTGGTTAATTTTTGTATGTTTTTTTCGTTGGTTAATTTTCATAGGTTCTTTTTCCTTCGCTTGTAGATGGGTGCGACAGGAGGTGCGGCCCTGTACTGCATGGGGGCATCGGGACGTTTTTTTTTTGGTTTGACGCGGCTAACAGTGAGGTGGGATGAGGGATGAAAAAAAACCATGATAGGTGGGACAAAAATTAAccgcggagactaccaactgagacattaggagtagagatccctACTAAAATGGATAAAATAAAGGACTGATACTACAGATGTAGGCATTCTTCATCTCTACTAAAATATATTCTTCATCATGTGGTTATTCACCTGTAATAAATCACCCCTGCATACCTACCTGCTTTTCTTCTGTCACAACTCACATTCATAAGCAGTCTTACTTCTTAGGCGAGCTCTGTCTTTTACTATTCTCTTTATCTGCATTTTTTCTTGACTCGGCACATTTACTTTTTTCGGTTATACCTTTGTACTACACTGAATCTAGGAAATATAAAGTAGATGAATGATGTGTTTATTCCTGTGTATACTATTTGACCTTCAATTATGTTTGCTTTCAGGAGTAAGAAGTCAGTTGGAGTGAGAAGTGAAACAAGTACCATGAGCTCAAGTGAATCATTCATCAAGCTGGTAAACGCataaacttcaaaaaaatcatctCAATAAGGTATGCAAGTAATTTATTTTGGGTGTTTGAATTGCCACattttgggttttgttttctgTCCATTATATATTCTAGGGACAAACTTCATCTCATTTCTTAGACCAAATAATATTTAACTACAGGATCAGATTCGCGTAAAGTAATTTGCAATGTTTATTCGATTTTGTGCATGACAAGGGGCAAGTAGAATTTTTTCTG
The Triticum dicoccoides isolate Atlit2015 ecotype Zavitan chromosome 3A, WEW_v2.0, whole genome shotgun sequence genome window above contains:
- the LOC119268450 gene encoding uncharacterized protein LOC119268450 isoform X2, which codes for MRIREPKTTTLISASGKMVCAGAKSEQQCKLAARKVKYLTMFSSPNLARSKKSVGVRSETSTMSSSESFIKLFWLADSLQDLHILHRRCSVM
- the LOC119268450 gene encoding TATA-box-binding protein 2-like isoform X1, with the protein product MRIREPKTTTLISASGKMVCAGAKSEQQCKLAARKVKYLTMFSSPNLARSKKSVGVRSETSTMSSSESFIKLFCQRYVLLGWRLVRSSDYPNCFYIEVLVG